The Collimonas sp. PA-H2 genome contains a region encoding:
- the glmM gene encoding phosphoglucosamine mutase, producing the protein MTRKYFGTDGVRGRVGVAPITPDFVMKLGYAAGKVLAQGKAGSRPTVLIGKDTRVSGYMLEAALEAGFAAAGVDVMLAGPMPTPAIAYLTRALRLAAGVVISASHNPYEDNGIKFFSAQGNKLPDAVEAAIEAALELPMDCVASDKLGKARRLDDAAGRYIEFCKSTFPNELDLRGLTIVVDSAHGAAYHIAPHVFHELGAEVIAIGNQPNGFNINAGFGATAPDALALAVRANRADIGIALDGDADRLLMVDATGRIYNGDELLYVMVKDRMKIGPVKGAVGTLMTNMALEVAFRNMGVEFARASVGDRYVLEVMKERGWNLGGEGSGHLLCLDKHTTGDGIVSALQVLSALKRTGETLAQLTADIALYPQTLINVKVAAGFDWKKNPAMVAEKEAVERELGDNGRVLIRASGTEPLIRVMVEAKGADLAQAMARRIADKVGA; encoded by the coding sequence ATGACAAGAAAATATTTTGGCACCGACGGCGTGCGAGGCCGAGTAGGCGTGGCGCCGATTACCCCTGATTTCGTCATGAAGCTGGGTTACGCCGCCGGCAAGGTGCTGGCGCAGGGGAAAGCGGGCAGCAGGCCAACCGTTCTGATCGGCAAGGACACCCGGGTTTCCGGCTACATGCTGGAAGCGGCGCTGGAAGCCGGCTTTGCCGCCGCCGGGGTCGACGTCATGCTGGCGGGCCCGATGCCGACGCCGGCGATTGCCTACCTGACGCGGGCCCTGCGCCTGGCGGCCGGAGTGGTGATTTCGGCTTCGCACAATCCATATGAAGACAACGGCATCAAGTTCTTTTCCGCACAAGGCAACAAGCTGCCGGATGCGGTGGAGGCCGCGATTGAGGCGGCACTGGAACTGCCGATGGACTGCGTCGCCTCCGACAAGCTAGGCAAGGCCAGGCGATTGGACGACGCCGCCGGACGCTATATCGAATTCTGCAAAAGCACCTTTCCTAACGAGCTGGATTTGCGCGGCCTGACGATCGTGGTCGATAGCGCCCATGGCGCCGCCTATCATATTGCGCCGCACGTGTTCCACGAACTGGGCGCGGAAGTGATTGCAATCGGCAACCAGCCCAACGGCTTCAACATCAATGCCGGCTTTGGCGCCACGGCGCCGGACGCGCTGGCGCTGGCGGTGCGCGCCAATCGCGCCGATATTGGCATCGCGCTGGACGGCGACGCCGACCGCCTGCTGATGGTCGATGCGACGGGCCGTATCTACAACGGCGACGAGCTGCTCTACGTGATGGTCAAGGACCGCATGAAGATCGGGCCGGTGAAAGGCGCGGTCGGCACCCTGATGACGAATATGGCGCTGGAAGTGGCGTTCCGCAACATGGGCGTCGAGTTTGCGCGCGCCAGTGTCGGCGACCGCTACGTGCTGGAAGTGATGAAGGAGCGCGGCTGGAACCTTGGCGGCGAGGGCTCCGGCCATCTGCTGTGCCTGGACAAGCACACCACTGGCGACGGCATCGTCTCTGCCCTGCAGGTACTGTCGGCGCTGAAGCGCACCGGTGAAACCCTGGCGCAGCTGACGGCTGATATTGCACTCTATCCGCAGACGCTGATCAACGTCAAAGTCGCTGCAGGTTTCGACTGGAAGAAGAATCCGGCGATGGTGGCGGAGAAAGAAGCAGTGGAGCGCGAACTGGGCGACAACGGCCGCGTGCTGATCCGCGCCTCCGGCACCGAGCCGCTGATCCGGGTCATGGTGGAAGCCAAGGGCGCCGACCTGGCGCAGGCGATGGCGCGCCGGATTGCGGATAAAGTGGGCGCCTGA
- a CDS encoding winged helix-turn-helix domain-containing protein, which yields MSKYQTHILIVEDEPGIAELLRFTLDDAGFSCEIAYSAAEARQAIVGVLPKAVLLDWMLPDTSGLALLQEWRGQTRSATLPVIMLTAKGMDEDKVRGLNAGADDYVTKPFSPKELIARIQALLRRKVPELGQSLLTHGLIRIDTDRYQVTVDEREVELDQAEFKLLRFLVAHPDRIFSRAQLLDKVWGDHTFIEERTVDVHIMRLRKSLGLAADYVKTVRGVGYKLNAEPAA from the coding sequence ATGTCGAAATATCAAACCCACATTCTGATTGTCGAAGATGAGCCAGGCATCGCCGAGCTGCTGCGCTTTACGCTCGACGATGCCGGCTTTTCCTGTGAGATTGCGTATAGCGCCGCCGAGGCGCGTCAGGCTATCGTCGGTGTCTTGCCCAAGGCGGTATTGCTGGACTGGATGCTGCCGGACACTTCCGGCCTGGCGCTGCTGCAGGAATGGCGCGGCCAGACGCGCAGCGCCACGCTGCCGGTCATCATGCTGACCGCCAAAGGCATGGACGAGGACAAGGTCAGAGGGCTCAACGCGGGCGCCGATGACTATGTCACCAAACCGTTTTCACCGAAGGAGCTGATCGCGCGCATCCAGGCACTGTTGCGGCGCAAAGTGCCGGAACTCGGACAAAGCCTGCTGACGCACGGCTTGATCCGCATCGATACCGACCGCTACCAGGTCACTGTCGATGAGCGGGAAGTGGAGCTGGACCAGGCAGAATTCAAGCTGTTGCGTTTCCTGGTGGCGCATCCTGACCGGATTTTCTCGCGCGCGCAATTGCTCGATAAAGTCTGGGGCGACCATACTTTTATCGAGGAACGCACGGTCGACGTTCACATCATGCGCCTGCGCAAATCGCTCGGCCTGGCCGCCGACTATGTCAAGACGGTGCGCGGCGTCGGCTATAAGCTCAACGCTGAGCCGGCGGCGTGA